One stretch of Roseimicrobium sp. ORNL1 DNA includes these proteins:
- a CDS encoding kelch repeat-containing protein, protein MISRFVLGTVPLAALALLATASITTAETPPPSLPPLPEAVTSFGGAISEDGQLFAYGGHKAGTHEWSLDTTSGKLNRLDLTKPGSAWETLGEGPKVQSPGLAVHAGKVYLVGGMQPQNKEGAKPELFSLNHATMFDPATKDWKKLPDLPEGRSSHEVAVLDGKLYVVGGWPLDTRKSETKPDDAEVERGYHKTMLVLDLAKPDAWQSVPQPFQRRALSVVASQGKIYALGGMNEKNEVTADADVYDVKSGKWEKLPEIPVVSKKTKAFATAACELDGRVLVSPAGGKIFALSPDAKSWVEVGQLQTPRLFHQIEPWKNSQVVALGGTKGTKPTDSVEIVSIAPPATVSAK, encoded by the coding sequence ATGATTTCTCGATTTGTTCTCGGAACGGTTCCTCTTGCTGCGCTGGCTCTTCTGGCGACGGCATCTATCACCACTGCGGAGACTCCGCCACCTTCACTTCCCCCGCTGCCAGAGGCGGTGACCAGTTTTGGTGGCGCGATCAGCGAAGATGGCCAGCTCTTTGCGTATGGCGGCCACAAGGCGGGCACGCATGAGTGGTCGCTCGATACCACGAGCGGCAAACTGAATCGTCTTGATCTTACCAAGCCAGGCTCTGCCTGGGAAACACTGGGCGAAGGGCCGAAGGTGCAGAGCCCGGGTCTCGCGGTGCATGCCGGGAAGGTCTATCTCGTCGGCGGCATGCAACCGCAGAACAAGGAGGGTGCGAAGCCGGAACTGTTTTCGCTGAATCATGCCACCATGTTTGATCCGGCGACCAAGGATTGGAAAAAACTTCCTGACCTGCCTGAGGGACGCTCGAGTCATGAAGTGGCGGTGCTGGATGGCAAACTCTACGTGGTGGGTGGATGGCCGCTCGATACGCGCAAGTCTGAGACCAAACCGGATGATGCAGAGGTGGAGCGTGGCTATCACAAAACCATGCTCGTGCTGGATCTCGCCAAGCCGGATGCCTGGCAGAGCGTGCCACAGCCTTTCCAACGCCGCGCCCTTTCCGTGGTGGCGAGCCAGGGAAAGATCTACGCCCTTGGCGGGATGAATGAAAAGAACGAGGTCACGGCAGACGCCGATGTGTACGACGTGAAGTCCGGCAAGTGGGAGAAGCTGCCGGAGATTCCCGTTGTGTCTAAGAAGACGAAGGCCTTTGCCACGGCGGCTTGCGAGCTGGATGGACGCGTGCTCGTGAGCCCTGCGGGAGGCAAGATCTTCGCGCTCTCGCCAGACGCGAAATCATGGGTGGAGGTCGGCCAGCTGCAGACGCCTCGTCTCTTCCACCAGATTGAGCCGTGGAAAAACAGCCAGGTAGTTGCCCTTGGCGGAACGAAGGGTACGAAGCCGACCGACAGCGTGGAAATTGTTTCCATCGCCCCGCCTGCGACGGTAAGCGCGAAGTAG
- a CDS encoding PEP-CTERM sorting domain-containing protein, whose product MFAFSSVLQASPVSLSLLGTTTYDGWINLSAAGGYTGVSFPGSGAWPTTGGNWTAYNPGSGNVGAIGSNTAGSGDALLYKVSNGAGGGPYPAGGSIYFGGFSGDPNINGGTLGVVDTTPLAGVKTIAFQLDIGEASGYDLFNDVLPKLVYTTSLGTFEMTATYSDRISQIYTGDILMPTGYEDIYRNTWGVQFNLDGVTDPILSYEVQFTGVQHAQAYAMQLDTSNVLHATNIFPQAAEWDAGGGNNLWSTAANWSGNTQPANGREVLFAQGTAAVLDVDQTVESLAIQTTGNFTLSSNGSSTLTVGAGGITADGGGNVVNYTVSAPVQISEFNLINIAEDTTLTMAGSITGPGFYKKGEGTLRLEGNNTFTGNSFNRLIITGGENFISGENVYTGAGALELNMKNTTVTLHGGDDRLSSNFTVQLYSRRVVDGATFVGEENAKLVLGDASGKSDQTFTGIMAAQMTIFDEATGTSSTGTASNASIVGGSAEISTLTTNVASGAPVEYWGNIGGAGTNENNISLVKTGGGVQAIGGTGTYVGDTVIEAGMLRLDSTTALSTASHLVLDGGVLGLGAGNFTWSLGTGAGQVEFKSSSGFAAYGAVRTVNLGGAGAQVTWGAGSFVADGDALVLSHGYANNTVEFANAINLGSEDRVVQTLNGSAAVDGRLTGVVSGSGALRKQGDGTLEVTNANTYTGGTSVEAGTFAVAGATGSIDGDVTVAGGGTFQLTNTAAANSGDRVEDSATIVSTGGIINVSNTGSANFSETIGKLDLEKGATTVTTTQVAAGFTNVLNIVELERSVGSTVNFTAATLGTRNSIMLGTAPTLQNGIIGGWATVGNEFATYNGTTGVTAFTAYTTTGESTWTAANTVKITGGAAGVTNTLTAGRTVNALAMVGPTAGTNTQNLLDLAGQQLRVAAGGIIFSGGNSTRRSYINNGTITAGSAINTPAELAVYSSASGAYIGASILDNGTGAVTLVKSGAGFLYLTGANSHSGGTYMNQGSLAVNHAQALGTGTLYLGNGVEVHNSSGAHITLANNNNQVWNGNVTFAGAHNLDFGTGRVTLAREGMVIVNGGITTSVGGVDGNYQLYKVGAGALEVKGSSTYTGGTNIGAGTFVAAANNALGTGVATIQSGATLRVNSGVSLANNIVLNKGGTLHLNSSSLSGNVEFNGGTLVGGGTLNQALTVGGGVGQLNVLAPGNSPGTLSTLSQTWTGGGQYQWEISDVDSGPGIGWDLVDINGTLTITATEEDQFILSLKSLNTSLLAGAIADFDPYEDYSWQILTASEGIEGFDMDVFTFDYSGFTGEEAGGKFSIAQEGNSLYVKYASVPEPTRMVLLLGAGIIMVLRRRRSHANPLSEDRVLMRTVVSA is encoded by the coding sequence ATGTTTGCCTTTTCCTCCGTGCTCCAGGCCTCGCCCGTTTCGCTCAGTCTTCTCGGGACCACTACTTATGATGGATGGATCAATCTCTCGGCAGCAGGTGGATACACCGGCGTGAGCTTCCCCGGGTCGGGAGCGTGGCCGACCACAGGTGGGAACTGGACTGCCTACAATCCGGGCTCAGGGAACGTGGGTGCCATTGGCTCGAATACGGCAGGCTCTGGGGATGCGCTCCTCTACAAGGTATCCAATGGCGCCGGTGGCGGACCTTATCCCGCAGGTGGCTCCATTTACTTCGGCGGTTTCTCCGGTGACCCCAATATCAATGGTGGAACCTTGGGGGTGGTGGATACCACTCCGCTGGCAGGCGTGAAGACCATCGCGTTCCAGTTGGATATTGGGGAGGCGAGTGGGTATGACCTCTTCAACGACGTGCTCCCGAAACTGGTCTACACGACCTCGCTGGGAACGTTCGAGATGACCGCCACCTATTCCGACCGCATCTCCCAGATCTATACGGGAGATATTCTCATGCCAACCGGGTATGAAGACATTTATCGCAACACCTGGGGTGTCCAGTTTAATCTCGATGGAGTCACCGATCCCATTCTCTCCTATGAGGTCCAGTTCACCGGTGTGCAGCATGCCCAGGCGTATGCGATGCAGCTGGACACCAGCAATGTATTGCATGCGACGAACATCTTCCCGCAGGCTGCTGAGTGGGATGCGGGTGGTGGCAACAACCTGTGGAGCACTGCGGCCAACTGGAGTGGCAATACACAGCCAGCCAATGGCCGTGAGGTGCTGTTCGCCCAAGGCACGGCCGCGGTGCTCGACGTGGACCAGACGGTTGAGTCCCTCGCCATTCAAACTACCGGGAATTTCACACTCTCCAGCAACGGATCTTCCACACTCACTGTCGGAGCAGGCGGCATCACGGCTGACGGCGGTGGCAATGTGGTGAACTACACCGTCAGCGCGCCCGTGCAGATCAGTGAGTTCAATCTCATCAATATCGCGGAGGATACGACGCTCACCATGGCCGGAAGCATCACGGGTCCTGGCTTCTACAAGAAGGGGGAAGGCACTTTGCGCCTTGAAGGCAACAACACCTTCACCGGGAATTCCTTCAACAGGCTCATCATCACCGGTGGAGAGAATTTCATCAGCGGGGAGAATGTCTACACGGGAGCAGGCGCGCTCGAGCTGAACATGAAGAACACCACCGTGACGCTGCATGGTGGCGACGACCGTCTGAGTTCAAACTTCACGGTCCAACTGTACAGCAGGCGTGTGGTGGACGGTGCCACCTTCGTTGGGGAGGAAAATGCCAAGCTGGTGCTGGGAGATGCCTCCGGGAAATCGGATCAGACCTTTACGGGCATCATGGCTGCCCAGATGACCATCTTTGATGAAGCCACAGGAACTTCGTCCACGGGTACCGCATCCAATGCATCCATCGTGGGTGGCAGTGCTGAAATCTCAACACTGACGACCAACGTTGCCAGTGGGGCTCCCGTTGAATACTGGGGCAATATCGGTGGGGCCGGGACGAACGAGAATAACATTTCCCTCGTTAAGACCGGTGGCGGTGTGCAGGCAATCGGCGGCACCGGAACGTATGTGGGGGATACGGTGATTGAAGCAGGCATGCTGCGGCTCGACTCCACCACGGCCTTGTCCACCGCCAGCCATCTGGTGCTCGATGGAGGAGTTCTGGGACTCGGTGCTGGGAACTTCACCTGGAGTCTTGGCACTGGCGCCGGGCAGGTTGAGTTCAAAAGCAGCAGCGGTTTCGCCGCCTACGGCGCTGTTCGCACCGTGAACCTCGGAGGAGCCGGTGCCCAGGTCACTTGGGGCGCAGGCAGCTTCGTGGCGGATGGAGACGCTCTGGTCCTTTCCCATGGCTATGCCAACAACACGGTGGAGTTCGCGAACGCCATCAACCTGGGCAGCGAAGATCGCGTGGTGCAGACGCTTAATGGCTCTGCTGCTGTGGATGGTCGTCTCACAGGCGTGGTCAGTGGATCTGGCGCTTTGCGTAAGCAGGGAGACGGTACCTTGGAAGTAACCAATGCAAACACCTACACCGGTGGCACTTCAGTCGAAGCCGGGACGTTTGCCGTGGCTGGCGCTACTGGATCGATTGACGGTGATGTGACGGTTGCGGGAGGTGGAACCTTCCAGTTGACCAACACCGCCGCCGCCAATTCCGGAGATCGCGTTGAAGACTCGGCGACCATCGTATCGACCGGTGGTATCATCAATGTCAGCAATACCGGCAGCGCCAACTTTAGCGAAACCATTGGAAAACTGGATCTTGAAAAGGGCGCCACGACCGTGACGACCACCCAGGTGGCCGCAGGGTTCACCAATGTCCTCAACATCGTGGAACTCGAAAGATCGGTGGGCTCCACCGTGAACTTCACCGCCGCGACGCTGGGCACCCGGAACAGTATCATGCTGGGCACCGCGCCGACGCTCCAGAATGGCATCATTGGTGGATGGGCGACTGTGGGCAATGAATTTGCCACCTACAACGGCACCACTGGAGTCACCGCATTCACCGCGTATACGACTACAGGAGAGAGCACCTGGACCGCGGCAAATACGGTGAAGATCACCGGAGGCGCCGCGGGGGTCACCAACACGCTCACGGCTGGCCGCACTGTCAACGCCCTCGCCATGGTGGGTCCCACTGCAGGTACCAATACGCAGAACCTGCTGGACCTTGCCGGTCAACAATTGAGGGTTGCTGCTGGCGGCATCATCTTCAGCGGTGGTAACAGCACCCGCCGGAGCTACATCAACAACGGCACGATCACGGCAGGCAGCGCCATCAACACACCTGCTGAACTCGCAGTGTATTCCAGCGCCTCCGGTGCCTACATCGGGGCCTCCATTTTGGACAATGGCACTGGAGCCGTGACGTTGGTCAAGAGCGGTGCGGGATTCTTGTACCTTACCGGGGCGAATTCACACTCGGGAGGGACCTATATGAACCAGGGTTCGCTTGCAGTGAATCATGCCCAGGCATTGGGGACGGGCACGCTCTATTTGGGCAACGGTGTGGAGGTCCACAACAGCTCCGGTGCGCACATCACGCTCGCCAACAACAATAATCAGGTTTGGAATGGAAACGTCACCTTCGCGGGAGCGCACAATCTGGACTTCGGCACGGGGCGGGTGACCCTCGCCAGAGAGGGTATGGTCATCGTGAATGGTGGCATCACCACCTCCGTGGGTGGAGTCGACGGCAACTACCAGCTCTACAAGGTGGGAGCGGGCGCTCTCGAAGTGAAAGGTAGCAGCACTTACACCGGAGGAACGAACATCGGCGCAGGAACATTTGTCGCTGCGGCGAACAATGCACTCGGCACCGGGGTCGCCACGATTCAGAGCGGCGCCACGCTTCGTGTGAACAGTGGTGTATCCCTTGCCAACAACATCGTCTTGAACAAGGGCGGCACGCTGCACCTGAATTCGTCGAGCCTGAGTGGAAACGTTGAGTTCAACGGTGGCACGCTCGTTGGCGGTGGTACGTTGAATCAGGCCCTCACCGTCGGTGGAGGGGTTGGTCAACTCAATGTGCTCGCTCCGGGCAATAGTCCGGGCACACTCTCCACTCTGAGCCAGACGTGGACCGGTGGAGGCCAGTACCAGTGGGAAATCTCCGATGTGGATTCCGGTCCAGGTATTGGCTGGGACTTGGTCGACATCAACGGCACCCTCACGATCACCGCGACCGAGGAAGACCAATTCATTTTAAGCCTGAAGTCACTCAATACGAGCCTCCTCGCGGGAGCGATTGCGGACTTCGATCCATATGAGGACTACAGCTGGCAGATTCTCACGGCGAGCGAGGGCATTGAAGGCTTCGACATGGATGTCTTCACCTTTGATTACAGCGGATTCACCGGGGAGGAAGCCGGCGGCAAATTCTCCATCGCCCAAGAGGGGAACAGCCTCTATGTGAAGTATGCATCGGTGCCCGAACCCACGAGAATGGTGTTGCTGCTGGGTGCTGGGATCATTATGGTGCTCCGTCGACGCCGTTCTCATGCGAATCCATTGTCAGAGGATCGGGTTCTGATGCGTACCGTGGTATCTGCCTGA
- a CDS encoding autotransporter-associated beta strand repeat-containing protein, with product MALLLSPPARAEYLFVPGANATPNSFQTPAIDFDGLIYEYSAWDIFYAPHTLANYPDIFAPYGGLPGANPGEWTPEQRSAANLNPQNAGYGTFPVGAGIFNPADPLAFWDTRNPTITQTGTNTTFIIGPDISGNIYSFQQKTSYVLANNPDYDQLGTVIFQFHTDGALVDFSKIKLVWNDGVNDHTIYATEAEYLREYRNTASGHWSASGGYSNRVAIQWDMTEAVDQFGDPITSYKIYWEAESSSMSFQKADLVTADTYDAGIPAGATWVGATGNWNQSGNWQMHSAVGTTLPQANGNIRFDNTSPAVLTINDGHHTVGEVIFESASNVTINSLSGYRLTSNTGVTTRDTATGNYTINSNFALGALNFFEINAGTVNMNGVISGAYGIVKSGDGTLVLGNNNTFTGFLGVQDGTIVVNGTNAYTGGTTVINGRLVLGADAGATGALGNSSSEIALGADAGLYAYIGGGQVLMAEIMLNGNRTLSRDIGLAAGDFGKRLGGMNATGGATFSGNIVFGTTSSNPDSADSAAGEVYLTAQNASDVVRFSGQLAGGSTSKRVIIDGEGTVAYTGVNKTYQNATLVKKGTLLIDSGVALTGNGNVTVDAGAKLKVNGTLGGTGQLAVSGTISGTGTVQRGFSIANGATISPGNSVGTLTVIGDLLFGGGGVFSWEMQNASGDEGTGWDLLTIEGKLNITATSANRFEVELVTLNLSGVQGIPTGFDPYELYDWTILTALDGIVGFSADKFSLDLASFVGPHSSNFSIGKLAHGDGSESLVLHYNPVAVPEPGRSMLLFFAAATALLRRRRRPSFSI from the coding sequence GTGGCTCTCCTTCTGTCGCCCCCCGCAAGGGCGGAGTACTTGTTCGTGCCAGGAGCGAATGCCACACCCAACAGCTTCCAAACCCCAGCGATTGATTTCGACGGACTCATCTATGAGTACAGCGCCTGGGACATCTTCTATGCTCCCCATACGCTTGCAAACTACCCGGATATCTTCGCTCCCTACGGAGGGCTTCCGGGGGCCAATCCTGGTGAATGGACTCCTGAGCAACGCAGTGCAGCGAATCTTAATCCGCAAAATGCCGGTTATGGCACCTTCCCGGTGGGTGCGGGTATCTTCAATCCTGCTGACCCGCTCGCCTTCTGGGACACGCGAAATCCTACCATCACCCAGACTGGTACCAACACGACCTTCATCATCGGGCCCGATATCTCCGGGAATATCTACAGCTTCCAGCAGAAGACCTCCTACGTCCTCGCGAATAATCCTGACTACGATCAGCTCGGTACGGTGATCTTCCAGTTCCACACGGATGGAGCGCTGGTGGATTTTTCAAAAATCAAATTGGTGTGGAATGACGGGGTGAACGACCACACCATTTATGCCACGGAGGCGGAGTATCTCAGGGAGTACCGTAATACGGCCAGCGGACATTGGAGTGCCTCCGGAGGGTATTCCAATCGCGTCGCCATCCAGTGGGACATGACCGAGGCGGTCGACCAGTTTGGTGATCCCATTACCTCCTACAAGATTTACTGGGAAGCGGAGAGCTCCAGCATGAGCTTTCAGAAGGCGGATCTGGTGACAGCCGATACTTATGACGCAGGCATTCCTGCCGGCGCCACGTGGGTGGGAGCCACGGGAAACTGGAACCAGTCTGGCAACTGGCAAATGCATAGTGCGGTCGGAACGACGCTGCCACAGGCCAATGGGAACATCCGATTTGATAACACGTCCCCCGCAGTTCTGACCATCAATGATGGGCACCACACGGTTGGAGAAGTGATTTTCGAATCGGCCTCGAATGTAACCATCAATTCCCTCTCAGGATACAGGCTCACCTCCAATACGGGTGTGACCACGAGAGACACAGCAACGGGAAACTATACCATCAATTCGAACTTTGCGCTTGGTGCCCTGAACTTCTTCGAAATTAACGCGGGTACCGTCAACATGAATGGCGTGATCTCCGGCGCATACGGCATCGTGAAGTCAGGAGATGGGACGCTGGTGCTGGGGAACAACAACACCTTTACCGGATTTCTCGGAGTGCAGGATGGCACCATTGTCGTCAACGGTACCAATGCCTACACCGGCGGCACCACGGTCATCAACGGCAGGCTGGTGCTCGGTGCTGATGCGGGGGCCACGGGAGCTTTGGGCAACTCCAGCAGCGAGATCGCCCTCGGTGCTGATGCCGGGCTCTATGCCTACATAGGAGGGGGGCAGGTGCTCATGGCGGAGATCATGCTGAATGGGAACAGAACCCTCTCGCGCGATATCGGTCTCGCCGCAGGAGACTTTGGCAAGCGGTTGGGAGGCATGAATGCCACGGGAGGAGCGACGTTCTCCGGAAATATTGTTTTTGGCACGACATCGAGCAATCCTGACAGTGCGGATTCGGCGGCAGGAGAAGTTTATCTGACCGCGCAGAACGCATCTGACGTGGTGAGGTTCTCTGGACAGCTTGCGGGTGGCAGTACCAGCAAGCGGGTCATCATCGATGGAGAGGGCACCGTCGCCTACACCGGTGTCAACAAGACCTACCAGAACGCCACACTGGTGAAGAAGGGCACGCTTCTCATCGACTCGGGCGTGGCGCTGACGGGAAATGGAAACGTCACGGTGGATGCGGGTGCCAAACTCAAGGTGAACGGCACCCTCGGAGGCACGGGTCAGCTTGCAGTCTCCGGTACCATCAGTGGCACCGGAACCGTACAACGCGGCTTCTCCATTGCCAATGGTGCGACCATCAGTCCCGGCAACAGTGTGGGAACGCTGACAGTGATAGGTGACCTGCTGTTTGGAGGGGGCGGGGTCTTCAGTTGGGAAATGCAGAATGCCTCCGGGGATGAAGGCACGGGATGGGACCTCCTGACGATCGAGGGGAAACTCAATATTACCGCTACAAGCGCCAATCGCTTCGAGGTTGAACTGGTCACACTAAATCTCTCCGGTGTGCAGGGAATTCCCACGGGATTCGATCCTTACGAACTGTACGACTGGACCATTCTCACCGCGCTGGATGGCATCGTGGGATTCTCGGCGGACAAGTTCTCCCTGGATCTGGCCTCTTTTGTGGGGCCGCACAGCAGCAACTTCAGCATCGGGAAACTAGCCCACGGAGATGGCTCGGAGAGCCTGGTGCTTCACTACAATCCAGTCGCTGTTCCCGAGCCTGGCCGCTCCATGCTCCTCTTTTTTGCCGCAGCCACAGCGCTGCTGCGCCGCCGTCGCCGCCCGAGTTTTTCAATCTGA
- a CDS encoding AraC family transcriptional regulator, translating into MMAATFRPETLHGDLRADGFRIRLWQFHAGRDTRLEFGIASESTVMAMSFAGRLVFASSDGQVRISSEQLVVASQLKPETQWIALEGGRHRGLLIEMAPQMLEQLRGTGHGPLQQHAQSITVNRIGQGDVSRVPTAVLSLAQQLSTPPAHTACLPIWFQAKVMELASLTLFAPAIPPMNKPTEPAGRESLERALFLLERDLENPPTLEMLAQEVGCGPFHLSRLFGKVTGKTMPEFLRQKRMERAALMLRTTRHSVSEIALSVGYESFSAFTRAFVREVGATPTTYRAQGSDVALPIAAQSEAN; encoded by the coding sequence ATGATGGCAGCCACCTTTCGCCCGGAGACCCTCCACGGAGATTTGCGCGCAGATGGCTTTCGCATCCGGCTCTGGCAGTTTCATGCGGGCCGGGACACACGTCTGGAGTTCGGCATCGCATCGGAGTCCACGGTGATGGCCATGAGCTTCGCTGGTCGCCTGGTGTTCGCCAGCTCGGATGGCCAGGTGCGCATTTCGTCAGAACAGCTCGTGGTTGCATCGCAGTTGAAGCCTGAGACCCAATGGATTGCGCTGGAGGGGGGGCGGCATCGCGGGCTCTTGATTGAGATGGCTCCACAGATGCTGGAGCAGCTTCGCGGCACCGGTCATGGCCCGCTCCAGCAGCACGCCCAGAGCATCACGGTGAATCGCATCGGGCAGGGAGATGTTTCCCGGGTGCCCACGGCGGTACTCAGTCTTGCCCAGCAACTCAGCACGCCGCCCGCTCACACCGCCTGCCTTCCCATCTGGTTCCAGGCCAAGGTGATGGAACTCGCCTCACTCACCCTGTTTGCACCCGCCATCCCCCCCATGAACAAGCCGACCGAACCTGCTGGACGAGAGAGCCTCGAGCGCGCGCTCTTCCTCCTTGAACGCGACCTTGAGAATCCTCCCACGCTGGAAATGCTGGCTCAGGAGGTGGGTTGCGGGCCATTCCATCTCAGCAGGCTCTTCGGAAAAGTCACCGGGAAGACCATGCCGGAATTCCTCAGGCAAAAGCGCATGGAACGCGCTGCGCTGATGCTGCGCACCACGCGCCACAGCGTGAGCGAAATCGCCCTCTCAGTGGGCTACGAAAGCTTCAGTGCCTTCACTCGCGCCTTCGTCCGTGAAGTGGGAGCGACTCCCACCACGTATCGCGCTCAAGGCAGTGACGTCGCTTTGCCAATCGCGGCACAGTCGGAAGCAAACTGA
- the gspG gene encoding type II secretion system major pseudopilin GspG, producing MSEPSPLPPGLPSSDELFDREPEKKGFGMGRWGCVGLVLLLMGGVIFVGGSFFTSSIMGKKKESFGEVAQQVLASDKQVFATALDAYRYTAGSYPTTEQGLEALTEKPTTDPVPSRWYPYLPMLPKDPWNQPYKYRYPAVKSKKEYDVYSVGEDGVDGTADDVGNW from the coding sequence ATGTCCGAGCCTTCACCCCTGCCTCCCGGATTGCCTTCGTCTGATGAGCTGTTTGATCGGGAGCCTGAAAAGAAAGGATTCGGCATGGGGCGCTGGGGGTGTGTGGGACTGGTGCTCTTGCTGATGGGCGGGGTGATCTTTGTGGGAGGGTCTTTTTTCACGAGCTCTATTATGGGTAAGAAGAAGGAGTCCTTCGGAGAGGTGGCGCAGCAGGTCCTCGCGTCTGACAAACAGGTCTTTGCCACCGCCCTTGATGCCTATCGCTACACCGCCGGCAGCTACCCGACCACCGAGCAGGGATTGGAAGCCCTCACAGAAAAGCCGACCACGGATCCCGTTCCCAGCCGCTGGTATCCGTATCTCCCGATGTTGCCCAAGGATCCCTGGAACCAGCCTTACAAGTACCGGTATCCAGCGGTGAAATCGAAGAAGGAATATGACGTCTACTCCGTGGGTGAGGATGGGGTGGATGGCACCGCTGATGACGTCGGCAACTGGTAG
- a CDS encoding CAAX prenyl protease-related protein: MPHISPPVIKSPAVAHVLPLALFMLLNAVPAAVGVENSDMPWWKHSPEQWVYPAQTVIVAVVLALGWRHYQFRPFKGFGLAAMLGILGIVLWCLPALLWQKLTEAGHTVPEWAEWFGFAERKDGFDPSFFQSEPFWYPAALLMRFIRLVILVPLVEEIFWRGFLMRYLVADGEDFRKVPFGTHTWLSFAIVTAGVVIAHQPSDYLGALIWGTLVYFVAVRTKSLAACVVMHAVANLLLGLYVVSTKQWGFW; encoded by the coding sequence ATGCCGCACATTTCTCCCCCAGTCATCAAATCCCCGGCGGTGGCGCATGTGCTGCCGCTGGCGCTCTTCATGCTGCTCAACGCCGTGCCTGCTGCGGTGGGCGTGGAGAATTCCGACATGCCCTGGTGGAAGCACTCGCCAGAGCAGTGGGTGTATCCGGCACAGACGGTGATTGTCGCCGTGGTGCTTGCGCTGGGCTGGCGTCACTACCAGTTTCGTCCGTTCAAGGGGTTCGGTCTGGCGGCAATGCTGGGGATCCTTGGTATTGTCTTGTGGTGCCTGCCGGCGCTTCTCTGGCAGAAGCTCACGGAAGCAGGCCACACCGTTCCTGAATGGGCCGAGTGGTTTGGGTTTGCGGAGCGGAAGGACGGTTTTGATCCCAGCTTCTTCCAGAGCGAGCCGTTCTGGTATCCTGCGGCGTTGCTCATGCGGTTCATCCGCCTCGTGATCCTCGTGCCGCTGGTGGAGGAAATCTTCTGGCGTGGCTTCCTGATGCGCTACCTCGTGGCGGATGGAGAGGATTTCCGAAAAGTTCCCTTCGGAACGCACACGTGGCTCTCGTTTGCCATTGTCACCGCGGGCGTGGTGATTGCGCATCAGCCCTCGGACTACCTTGGCGCTCTCATCTGGGGCACCTTGGTGTACTTCGTGGCTGTGCGGACGAAGAGTCTCGCTGCCTGCGTCGTGATGCATGCCGTGGCGAATCTGCTGCTGGGGCTCTATGTGGTCAGCACGAAGCAGTGGGGTTTCTGGTGA